A stretch of the bacterium genome encodes the following:
- a CDS encoding S41 family peptidase, translated as MKEKIKSLIVKHYVQAVGALVLFALGVWIGQNFDINVGQKTTRGEFKPLISLSNRQTPTNTTVSFNQFWEVWDHLTSEYLNKNDIDQQKLLYGAISGLVEAAGDPYTVYLDPESNKDFDSQLNGTFEGVGIEIGSKDGKLVVISPIEGTPAMEAGVLAGDIITKIDGKDASSLSLVEAVKTIRGQAGTPVHFVFSRAGKLVNKTITRTKITIKSVEFANKGEEVAVIRINRFGDSTQEEWDSAVNKFTSGKFQKLILDLRNNPGGRLDTAIYIANEFVAAGTSVVLEEDSGGNRQEFKGERNGRLQEITPVVLLNKGSASASEIVAGALRDLKGAPLLGETSYGKGTVQKVEDLEAGAALHITIAKWLTPKGIWVHGKGLKPDTEVKLTAKDIKANKDPQLEAALKLLK; from the coding sequence ATGAAAGAAAAAATCAAAAGCCTAATAGTTAAACATTACGTTCAAGCGGTTGGGGCCCTGGTACTTTTTGCTCTTGGAGTTTGGATCGGGCAAAACTTTGACATCAACGTCGGCCAAAAAACTACCCGTGGTGAGTTCAAACCCCTGATCAGTCTCAGCAATCGTCAAACTCCGACAAATACTACGGTCAGTTTCAACCAGTTTTGGGAAGTTTGGGATCATCTAACCAGTGAGTACCTGAACAAAAATGATATTGACCAACAAAAACTTCTTTACGGAGCAATCTCAGGTTTGGTTGAAGCGGCTGGAGATCCCTACACTGTTTACCTTGACCCAGAGTCCAACAAAGACTTTGATTCGCAGCTCAACGGTACTTTTGAGGGGGTGGGGATTGAGATTGGTTCCAAGGACGGCAAACTTGTCGTCATCTCACCAATTGAAGGCACACCAGCGATGGAAGCTGGGGTACTGGCGGGGGATATCATCACCAAAATTGACGGTAAGGACGCTTCCAGCCTGTCACTAGTAGAGGCAGTCAAAACTATTCGTGGGCAAGCGGGCACCCCCGTCCATTTTGTTTTTTCACGAGCCGGGAAACTAGTTAACAAGACCATCACTCGTACCAAAATCACCATCAAGAGTGTTGAGTTTGCCAACAAAGGAGAGGAAGTTGCTGTGATCCGGATTAATCGCTTCGGAGACTCAACTCAGGAAGAGTGGGACAGTGCGGTGAACAAATTTACTTCGGGGAAGTTCCAAAAACTTATTCTCGATCTGCGCAACAATCCTGGTGGCAGACTGGATACTGCCATTTACATTGCCAATGAGTTTGTCGCAGCCGGAACTAGTGTAGTTTTGGAAGAAGACTCGGGTGGAAACAGACAGGAATTTAAAGGTGAGCGTAACGGGCGCCTGCAAGAGATTACCCCAGTAGTTTTGCTCAATAAAGGCAGTGCCTCAGCTTCTGAAATTGTCGCCGGAGCCCTAAGAGACTTGAAAGGTGCACCTCTGCTCGGGGAAACCAGCTATGGAAAAGGGACGGTCCAAAAAGTTGAAGATTTGGAGGCAGGTGCAGCTCTACATATCACTATCGCTAAATGGCTTACCCCCAAAGGAATTTGGGTTCATGGTAAAGGGCTCAAGCCCGATACCGAAGTTAAACTAACCGCCAAAGACATCAAAGCAAACAAAGATCCCCAACTAGAGGCAGCCCTCAAACTGCTAAAATAA